A region of Phoenix dactylifera cultivar Barhee BC4 unplaced genomic scaffold, palm_55x_up_171113_PBpolish2nd_filt_p 000112F, whole genome shotgun sequence DNA encodes the following proteins:
- the LOC103715401 gene encoding probable glycosyltransferase 2 — MGLEGIEFKPPARERSGLPNARAGGRSRRRHFKKTFNNLKITVLCGLVTILVLRGTIGVGNLAGPADADSDQKVVEDIDRILREIRSDSDPDDEPLLDSAASNSTASAASNSTASAAANSTTTPAKNYTLGPKISDWDEQRRRWLADHTEFPSRIAAGKPRILLVTGSPPGPCDNPIGDHYLLKGTKNKIDYCRIHGIEIVYNMAHLDWELAGYWAKLPLIRLLLLSHPEVEWIWWMDSDALFTDMAFEVPLSRYDGHNLVIHGYPDLLEQRSWIALNTGSFLLRNCQWSLDLLDAWAPMGPKGPVREEAGRVLTANLKGRPAFEADDQSALIYLLISQQDRWSDKVYIENSYFLHGFWVGLVDKYEDMMEKHHPGLGDGRWPFVTHFVGCKPCGSYGDYPVERCLGSMERAFNFADNQVLRWYGFGHRGLSSPSIKRTRNQTARPLEFKDQLNLQAKVSIG; from the coding sequence ATGGGCCTGGAGGGGATCGAATTCAAGCCGCCTGCGAGGGAGCGATCCGGCCTCCCCAACGCCCGAGCTGGCGGCAGGTCCCGCCGGCGGCATTTCAAGAAGACCTTCAACAACCTCAAGATCACCGTTCTCTGCGGCCTCGTCACCATCCTCGTCCTCCGCGGCACCATCGGCGTGGGCAACCTCGCCGGCCCCGCCGACGCCGACTCCGACCAGAAGGTCGTCGAGGACATCGACCGCATCCTCCGCGAGATCCGCTCCGACTCCGATCCCGACGACGAGCCTCTCCTCGACTCCGCCGCCTCCAATTCCaccgcctccgccgcctccaATTCCACCGCCTCCGCCGCAGCCAATTCCACCACCACCCCCGCCAAGAACTACACCCTGGGCCCCAAGATTTCCGACTGGGACGAGCAGCGTCGGCGGTGGCTGGCGGATCACACGGAGTTCCCGAGCCGGATAGCCGCCGGGAAGCCCCGGATACTCCTAGTGACCGGATCCCCGCCCGGCCCCTGCGACAATCCCATCGGCGACCACTACCTCCTGAAGGGCACCAAGAACAAGATCGACTACTGCCGTATCCACGGGATCGAGATCGTCTACAACATGGCTCATCTGGACTGGGAGCTCGCCGGTTACTGGGCCAAGCTCCCGCTGATCCGCCTCCTCTTGCTTTCCCACCCGGAGGTAGAGTGGATCTGGTGGATGGACAGCGACGCCCTCTTCACCGACATGGCCTTCGAGGTCCCACTGTCCCGCTACGACGGCCACAACCTCGTCATCCATGGCTATCCGGACCTCCTCGAGCAGCGCTCCTGGATCGCCCTCAACACGGGCAGCTTCCTCCTCCGCAATTGCCAGTGGTCGCTCGACCTACTCGACGCGTGGGCGCCGATGGGCCCCAAGGGCCCTGTTCGAGAGGAGGCTGGTCGGGTGCTTACTGCCAACCTCAAGGGCCGGCCGGCATTTGAAGCTGATGACCAGTCTGCTTTGATTTACCTCCTTATCTCGCAGCAGGATCGCTGGTCGGACAAGGTTTACATTGAGAATTCATACTTCCTCCATGGATTCTGGGTTGGACTGGTGGACAAATATGAGGATATGATGGAGAAGCACCACCCAGGGCTCGGGGATGGGAGGTGGCCATTCGTAACACACTTTGTCGGGTGCAAACCATGTGGCAGCTATGGGGATTACCCTGTTGAGAGGTGCCTCGGCAGTATGGAGAGAGCCTTCAACTTCGCTGACAACCAGGTGCTTCGTTGGTATGGATTTGGACACAGGGGACTGTCGAGCCCCAGCATCAAGAGGACTAGGAATCAGACAGCAAGACCATTGGAATTCAAGGACCAGCTAAATCTCCAAGCCAAGGTATCTATTGGGTAA
- the LOC103715399 gene encoding peptidyl-prolyl cis-trans isomerase CYP71 isoform X2: protein MQVSIDGLFCCTISNDRSVKIYDVVNFDMMVMMRLPFIPGAAEWAYRQGDVKAKLAISDRNSSFVHIYDAHADSNEPIISREIHMGPVKVMKYNHIYDIMISADAKGVLEYWSPTTLKFPENSVNFKLKTDTNLFEIAKCKTTVSAIEVSPDGNQFAITSPDRRIRVFWFKTGKMRLVYDESLEVAQDLQRSGAPLYQLEAIDFGRRMAVEKEIEKTENAPQPNAIFDESSNFLIYATLLGIKIVNLHTNKVARILGKVENNDRFLRIALYQGDKSNKKVRKIPAAAANVNETKEPLTDPTLLCCAFKKHRIYLFSRREPEEPEDATKGRDVFNEKPPPEELLAVSDIGNAVTTSLPDSVVLHTSLGDIHMRLYPEECPKTVENFTTHCRNGYYDNLIFHRVIKGFMIQTGDPLGDGTGGQSIWGWEFEDEFHKSLRHDRPFTVSMANAGPNTNGSQFFITTVATPWLDNKHTVFGRVVKGMDVVQGIEKVKTDKNDKPYQDVKILNVTVPNS, encoded by the exons ATGCAGGTTAGTATTGATGGTTTATTTTGCTGTACAATTTCTAATGATCGGTCGGTGAAGATTTATGATGTTGTAAACTTTGATATGATGGTGATGATGCGCCTTCCATTTATTCCTGGTGCGGCTGAATGGGCTTATAGACAAGGAGATGTCAAAGCTAAGCTTGCAATTAGCGACAGAAATTCCTCTTTTGTTCACATATATGATGCACATGCTGATTCAAATGAACCAATTATCTCGAGAGAG ATTCACATGGGGCCAGTAAAAGttatgaagtacaaccacatatatgatattatgataTCAGCTGATGCCAAAGGGGTCCTAGAATATTGGTCTCCCACTACACTCAAGTTTCCAGAGAATAG TGTGAATTTCAAGTTAAAAACGGACACCAATCTTTTTGAAATTGCCAAGTGCAAGACCACCGTCTCTGCGATTGAG GTGAGCCCAGATGGCAATCAATTTGCTATAACATCTCCTGATCGCAGGATACGTGTCTTTTGGTTCAAAACGGGTAAAATGAGGCTTGTGTATGATGAATCTCTTGAG GTGGCCCAAGATTTACAAAGAAGTGGTGCTCCTTTATATCAGCTAGAAGCGATTGACTTTGGGCGAAGAATGGCTGTTGAGAAGGAAAtagagaaaacagaaaatgctccACAACCAAATGCTATTTTTGATGAGAGCTCTAACTTTCTTATTTATGCAACCCTTCTGGGTATAAAA ATAGTAAATTTGCACACAAATAAAGTTGCCCGAATTCTTGGAAAAGTGGAGAATAATGACAGGTTTTTAAGAATTGCTTTATATCAAGGTGACAAGAGTAACAAAAAAGTTCGGAAGATTCCTGCAGCTGCAGCAAATGTCAATGAAACCAAAGAACCTTTGACAGATCCTACACTTCTGTGTTGTGCTTTCAAAAAACATCGAATCTATTTGTTCAG CCGaagagagcctgaagaacctGAAGATGCAACCAAAGGAAGGGATGTTTTTAATGAAAAGCCGCCACCTGAGGAGCTTTTAGCAGTATCTGATATAGGAAACGCTGTCACAACATCCCTTCCTGATAGCGTG GTTTTGCACACATCTCTTGGTGATATTCACATGAGACTGTACCCAGAAGAATGCCCGAAAACTGTGGAGAACTTTACAACTCATTGTAGAAATGGATATTATGACAATCTCATCTTCCACCGTGTAATTAAGGGATTCATGATACAGACAGGAGATCCTTTGGGAGATGGCACTGGTGGGCAGTCTATATGGGGATGGGAATTTGAAGATGAGTTTCACAAAAG CTTGAGGCATGACAGACCTTTCACAGTATCAATGGCAAATGCTGGACCAAATACAAATGGTTCTCAGTTTTTTATTACCACTGTGGCCACACCATGGCTTGACAATAAGCATACTGTTTTTGGCAGAGTTGTAAAGGGGATGGATGTTGTTCAG GGAATAGAGAAGGTCAAGACAGATAAGAATGACAAGCCATATCAGGATGTCAAGATCTTAAATGTTACTGTTCCCAATTCCTAG
- the LOC103715399 gene encoding peptidyl-prolyl cis-trans isomerase CYP71 isoform X1, whose amino-acid sequence MADHQNGNPPVDPPENNDEEPMIGPGPALRPRPKRPLQFEQAFLDALPCAHMYEKSYMHRDVVTHVAVSAADFFITGSIDGHLKFWKKKAIGIEFAKHFRSHLGPIEGLAVSIDGLFCCTISNDRSVKIYDVVNFDMMVMMRLPFIPGAAEWAYRQGDVKAKLAISDRNSSFVHIYDAHADSNEPIISREIHMGPVKVMKYNHIYDIMISADAKGVLEYWSPTTLKFPENSVNFKLKTDTNLFEIAKCKTTVSAIEVSPDGNQFAITSPDRRIRVFWFKTGKMRLVYDESLEVAQDLQRSGAPLYQLEAIDFGRRMAVEKEIEKTENAPQPNAIFDESSNFLIYATLLGIKIVNLHTNKVARILGKVENNDRFLRIALYQGDKSNKKVRKIPAAAANVNETKEPLTDPTLLCCAFKKHRIYLFSRREPEEPEDATKGRDVFNEKPPPEELLAVSDIGNAVTTSLPDSVVLHTSLGDIHMRLYPEECPKTVENFTTHCRNGYYDNLIFHRVIKGFMIQTGDPLGDGTGGQSIWGWEFEDEFHKSLRHDRPFTVSMANAGPNTNGSQFFITTVATPWLDNKHTVFGRVVKGMDVVQGIEKVKTDKNDKPYQDVKILNVTVPNS is encoded by the exons ATGGCGGATCACCAGAACGGGAATCCACCTGTGGATCCACCGGAGAACAACGACGAGGAGCCGATGATAGGACCCGGCCCCGCCCTTCGCCCGCGCCCCAAGCGCCCTCTCCAGTTCGAGCAGGCCTTCCTCGATGCCCTCCCCTGTGCTCACAT GTATGAGAAGAGTTACATGCATCGAGATGTGGTCACTCATGTTGCTGTGTCGGCCGCAGACTTCTTCATTACTGGAAGCATCGATG ggcatctgaaattttggaagaagaaggCTATTGGGATTGAATTTGCTAAACATTTCAGATCTCATCTTGGTCCCATTGAAGGCCTGGCT GTTAGTATTGATGGTTTATTTTGCTGTACAATTTCTAATGATCGGTCGGTGAAGATTTATGATGTTGTAAACTTTGATATGATGGTGATGATGCGCCTTCCATTTATTCCTGGTGCGGCTGAATGGGCTTATAGACAAGGAGATGTCAAAGCTAAGCTTGCAATTAGCGACAGAAATTCCTCTTTTGTTCACATATATGATGCACATGCTGATTCAAATGAACCAATTATCTCGAGAGAG ATTCACATGGGGCCAGTAAAAGttatgaagtacaaccacatatatgatattatgataTCAGCTGATGCCAAAGGGGTCCTAGAATATTGGTCTCCCACTACACTCAAGTTTCCAGAGAATAG TGTGAATTTCAAGTTAAAAACGGACACCAATCTTTTTGAAATTGCCAAGTGCAAGACCACCGTCTCTGCGATTGAG GTGAGCCCAGATGGCAATCAATTTGCTATAACATCTCCTGATCGCAGGATACGTGTCTTTTGGTTCAAAACGGGTAAAATGAGGCTTGTGTATGATGAATCTCTTGAG GTGGCCCAAGATTTACAAAGAAGTGGTGCTCCTTTATATCAGCTAGAAGCGATTGACTTTGGGCGAAGAATGGCTGTTGAGAAGGAAAtagagaaaacagaaaatgctccACAACCAAATGCTATTTTTGATGAGAGCTCTAACTTTCTTATTTATGCAACCCTTCTGGGTATAAAA ATAGTAAATTTGCACACAAATAAAGTTGCCCGAATTCTTGGAAAAGTGGAGAATAATGACAGGTTTTTAAGAATTGCTTTATATCAAGGTGACAAGAGTAACAAAAAAGTTCGGAAGATTCCTGCAGCTGCAGCAAATGTCAATGAAACCAAAGAACCTTTGACAGATCCTACACTTCTGTGTTGTGCTTTCAAAAAACATCGAATCTATTTGTTCAG CCGaagagagcctgaagaacctGAAGATGCAACCAAAGGAAGGGATGTTTTTAATGAAAAGCCGCCACCTGAGGAGCTTTTAGCAGTATCTGATATAGGAAACGCTGTCACAACATCCCTTCCTGATAGCGTG GTTTTGCACACATCTCTTGGTGATATTCACATGAGACTGTACCCAGAAGAATGCCCGAAAACTGTGGAGAACTTTACAACTCATTGTAGAAATGGATATTATGACAATCTCATCTTCCACCGTGTAATTAAGGGATTCATGATACAGACAGGAGATCCTTTGGGAGATGGCACTGGTGGGCAGTCTATATGGGGATGGGAATTTGAAGATGAGTTTCACAAAAG CTTGAGGCATGACAGACCTTTCACAGTATCAATGGCAAATGCTGGACCAAATACAAATGGTTCTCAGTTTTTTATTACCACTGTGGCCACACCATGGCTTGACAATAAGCATACTGTTTTTGGCAGAGTTGTAAAGGGGATGGATGTTGTTCAG GGAATAGAGAAGGTCAAGACAGATAAGAATGACAAGCCATATCAGGATGTCAAGATCTTAAATGTTACTGTTCCCAATTCCTAG